From Humisphaera borealis, the proteins below share one genomic window:
- a CDS encoding SdpI family protein, giving the protein MDAVAITIGISWTLVGLISIALSVPLIRGHIRPNAFYGVRFPQSFESDEAWFAINRFGGMRLAVWSTPLVVVGLVSFFLPLRSNTALALVLGFAPLVFILIPVFESWRFARRYRPRG; this is encoded by the coding sequence ATGGACGCAGTAGCGATTACGATCGGTATCAGCTGGACGCTCGTCGGGCTTATTTCGATCGCCCTGTCGGTCCCGCTCATCCGTGGTCATATCAGGCCGAACGCGTTCTATGGGGTCCGGTTCCCCCAGTCGTTCGAATCGGATGAGGCGTGGTTCGCCATCAACCGGTTCGGCGGAATGCGACTGGCCGTCTGGTCGACCCCTCTTGTCGTCGTCGGGTTGGTCTCGTTCTTCCTGCCACTGCGATCGAACACCGCCCTGGCCCTTGTGCTGGGGTTCGCGCCGCTGGTGTTCATCCTGATCCCGGTTTTCGAGTCGTGGCGGTTCGCCCGGCGATACCGGCCGAGGGGATAA
- a CDS encoding pilus assembly protein TadG-related protein, producing MVLVYSILAMVALLAIASFAVDWGYVQCTKSEMQRTADATSRGYLSIYSIYGTNAANANGPQLYEKTYGLNPIDSGSPASPTVSTTWGYWVAASSQFIAGTNSSYPIAVRTVVSRKASNLNPLSMPIARAIGWQSTDITCAATAVLIQTEQSQGANVPSTSDLWLAGMPNGSKASANASGQYQDTTANATAYQATTIPVTPGTYLKFDYIDGHSANSPTVTSVPPDGDTGFILSHEAGAENGVASITAPINCLIGLFLNANAPNTSAAPAALDYSSASSRDQEQYDSIQLKQPFFIGDGLTSAGASQMFKVPAGCTRLFLGTMDGYQWHNNNGNINCSVTATLTIEMKQ from the coding sequence ATGGTTCTGGTTTACTCCATTCTCGCAATGGTGGCGTTGCTCGCCATCGCCAGCTTTGCCGTGGACTGGGGCTACGTCCAATGCACCAAGTCGGAGATGCAGCGAACGGCCGACGCCACCTCGCGGGGATATCTCTCCATCTACTCCATTTATGGCACCAACGCCGCCAACGCGAACGGCCCGCAGCTCTACGAGAAAACCTACGGACTGAACCCGATCGATTCCGGATCACCAGCCAGTCCAACGGTGAGCACGACCTGGGGTTACTGGGTTGCGGCGTCGAGTCAGTTTATCGCGGGAACCAATTCGAGTTACCCCATCGCAGTACGTACGGTCGTCTCCCGTAAAGCGTCGAATCTCAATCCGCTATCCATGCCGATCGCACGCGCAATTGGTTGGCAGAGCACCGACATCACCTGCGCCGCGACCGCCGTTCTGATTCAAACCGAACAGTCGCAGGGAGCCAACGTGCCATCGACGAGCGATCTCTGGCTCGCCGGAATGCCCAATGGATCCAAAGCCAGCGCCAACGCGAGCGGCCAGTACCAGGATACGACAGCGAACGCCACCGCGTACCAGGCGACCACGATACCCGTCACGCCGGGCACATACCTGAAGTTCGACTATATCGATGGGCATTCGGCGAACAGCCCGACGGTGACAAGTGTTCCGCCGGACGGCGATACCGGCTTCATTCTTTCGCACGAAGCCGGGGCCGAGAACGGGGTGGCGAGCATTACCGCGCCGATCAACTGCCTCATTGGCCTTTTCCTCAATGCAAATGCGCCCAATACGTCGGCCGCGCCGGCGGCGCTGGACTACAGTTCGGCCAGCAGCCGGGACCAGGAACAGTACGACAGCATTCAGTTAAAGCAGCCATTCTTCATCGGCGACGGACTGACCTCAGCGGGTGCCAGCCAGATGTTCAAGGTCCCCGCCGGCTGCACGCGGTTGTTTCTTGGAACGATGGACGGGTACCAGTGGCACAACAACAACGGCAACATCAACTGCTCGGTGACAGCCACGCTGACCATCGAGATGAAACAGTAG
- a CDS encoding DUF6065 family protein — translation MPSSSDTSNDPIEQNPLNLVAAGNGRGLQVEQAPGQKDFIAYRVSNRPAFKLVRAPLDRKWMDDSRDRFAYRCLPLLIANQSGWLALNSVPFRASWNGGWDKACMAVEALDGVSELPAITHFGEGVLTFHMPWLFRTPPGWNLWAHGIPNHPKDGIVALEGVIETDWALATFTMNWKFTARNMWVTFEKDEPICMLTPFRRGDLESLDPVEKDLAENPEMHAAYTEWSASREKFIKDLNKPGSEAQAMKWEKDYFRGLGPDGKVMPQHQTRLTLKEFEPIKKK, via the coding sequence ATGCCGTCTTCCAGTGACACTTCCAATGACCCGATCGAACAGAACCCGCTGAACCTCGTCGCCGCCGGCAACGGCCGGGGACTTCAGGTCGAACAGGCGCCCGGACAGAAGGACTTCATCGCCTACCGCGTGAGCAATCGCCCGGCGTTCAAGCTGGTCCGCGCCCCGCTCGACCGAAAGTGGATGGACGACAGCCGCGACCGCTTCGCCTACCGCTGCCTGCCCCTGCTGATCGCCAATCAGTCCGGCTGGCTCGCACTGAACTCGGTCCCCTTCCGCGCTTCCTGGAATGGCGGATGGGACAAGGCCTGCATGGCCGTCGAAGCCCTCGACGGCGTCTCGGAGCTGCCGGCGATCACCCACTTCGGGGAAGGCGTCCTCACCTTCCACATGCCCTGGCTCTTCCGCACGCCGCCGGGCTGGAACCTCTGGGCCCACGGCATTCCGAACCACCCGAAGGACGGCATCGTCGCCCTCGAAGGCGTCATTGAAACGGATTGGGCGCTCGCCACCTTCACCATGAACTGGAAGTTCACCGCCCGCAACATGTGGGTGACGTTCGAGAAGGACGAGCCGATCTGCATGCTCACCCCCTTCCGCCGGGGCGACCTGGAAAGCCTCGACCCCGTCGAAAAGGATCTCGCCGAGAACCCCGAGATGCACGCCGCCTACACCGAGTGGTCGGCCAGCCGCGAAAAGTTCATCAAGGACCTGAACAAGCCCGGTAGCGAGGCACAGGCGATGAAGTGGGAAAAGGACTATTTCCGCGGCCTCGGCCCCGACGGCAAGGTCATGCCCCAGCACCAGACCCGGCTGACGCTGAAAGAGTTCGAGCCGATCAAGAAGAAGTAG